The following nucleotide sequence is from Clostridia bacterium.
GTTTTCTTCTTCAGCCCGGCGGCGGCCGACAGCGCCGCGCACGTCCGCCAGCAGTTTCTCGTTATCCCACGGCTTCTGGATGAAGTTGGTTGCGCCCGCCTGCATTGCGTTCACGGCGTTCTCCACCGTGCCGTAAGCGGTGATCATGATGACCGAGAGCTGCGAATCTCGCTCGCGAATGTCCTTCAGGATTTCCAGCCCATTGTGATCGGGCAGCGCAAAATCCAGCAGCACCAGGTCGAACGGGCGAGTCGCTATCTGGTTCAGACCGTCTTCGCCATCCACCGCGGTCTGAACCGTGTAGCCTTCCAACTCCAGTAATGTCTGGAGCGATTCCCTGATCGACTCTTCATCGTCGATGATGAGGATAGAGCCCGCGCTTTCGAATTCCGGCGTTCCTGCAACGCGCCGAGCTACCGCGACTTCAAACATTGACCGCCTTTCTCATCATGGGGAATTCCATGAAGAACCTGGTGCCCTGTCCAGGCTTGCTTTCCACGCGAATCTTGCCAGCGTGTTCCTGGATGATCCCGTACGTCACCGATAGTCCCAGCCCCGCGCCGCCGCTGGCGCCCTGCTTTGGGCGACCCTTCGTTGTGAAGAACGGATCGTAAATTCTGTGAATGTGTTCCTGCGCAATGCCGCTGCCGGTATCGAACACGGCAACGTGAACGGCGCGGCCATTCGAGGTGCTTACGGTCAGGGTGCCGCCGGCCGGCATGGCATCTTTCGCGTTCAGGAAAAGGTTCAGGAACACCTGCTGCAGCTTGCCTGGGTTTCCGAGAATCGGCGGAAGCTCGGGAGCCAGTTCGCCATGAACCTTGATCCCCGCGACCTTGAACTGGTGTTCAAGCAGCGCGAGCGTATCGTGAATGATTCGGTTCAGGTCGACGGCGCTGAACTCGGTGCCGCTCGTACGAGAAAAGTTCAGCAGGTTGTTGACGATCTCCGAGGCGCGGAAGGTCTGCTGCGTAATCTTGTCCAGAAGGGCAGAGCGTTTCTCGTCGCCCTTCAACTGCTTCGTCAGCATCTGCGCATAGCTGGAGATTACGGCCAATGGCGTATTGACTTCGTGCGCCACGCCCGCCGCCAGCAGTCCGATGGACGACATCTTGTCCGCCTGCGAGAGCTGAGCTTCCAACTCGATGCGTTCCGTGATGTCGTCAACGATAATCAAGCGGCCTATGACTTTGAAGTCCTTCGCAACCAGTGGTGCAATGGCCACATTGACCGTGCGCGTATCGCCCACGGTCGTGCCCAGGCGGAACTTGTAAAGATTGTGCACACCCGGATTCTGGCGCACACGGTAGAACTCCTCGCAGAAGGAGACCGGCAGAACTTCGCTGATCGGCTTCATCAACGCATCCACGCGCGGCAGCGCGTACATCACTTCCATTTGCGAGTTCCACGACTCAATGCGGTCGTCCAGATCGACAGCAAATACGCCGACGCTGATGGATTCAACAATGTTCTCGTTGAACTCCTTCAGGCGTTCGTACTGCTGGGCTTTCTGCTCCAGCGAGGCGTAGAGCCGCGCATTTTGCAAGGCGATGCCGATATATCCGGCCACCGTTTCCAGCAGCTCCACATCTTCACTGGAGAGGAAGTCGCCTTGTGAAGTCTTTCCGAGACCCAGCATCGCGATCGTGCGGTTCATCACCGTACACGGGATGTAGTAATTCAGGTCGAGACGGCCGATCGCTTCCTGCGCGCTGGGCGACTCTCGCACTGCCTGGTGCGTATTGTCGAAGAAGATGTGCCCGGCCGAGTATTCGGGCCGTTCGGCGGTCATAAACGCCAGGTCCAGACCGCTCGTTTGTGAAATACCGAACGACTTGGCCAGCGTGAAGCGCTCTTCGGCATCGGCCAGGAAGATCGCAATACGATCCACCAGCAGCGTCCGCGAAATGCGGTCAATGATGGCCGTCAGCATCTTGTCGAGATCGGTCTCCGAGTTCAGGTCGCGTCCGAACTCGATCAGCGTTTTCCGGTAGTCATAGCGCTTGCGATAAAAAAACTTGTCGAGCCGGTCCTGAATCCAGTTCTTGACCGGATCGAAAAGCAATGCCGTCACGACAATTGCGGCAATCAGGCCGACAGGCCCGGCCGCAGGAAAACTTTTATGAAACAGTTCAGCTGTGCCACCGACGGCGGCAAAGTACACGCCTGCGATCGCGGCGGCGGCGATCGTGTAGGCCATGCCGCGCTTAAAGATCAGGTCAACATCCATTAACCGATAGCGGAAGATGGCGTAGCCGAACGTCAGCGGCAGGAACACCAGCGACAGCACGCTGATTTTCATCGCCAGCGTCGGCACGCTGCCGTTCAGGTACGGGATGACATAGAAGGCAGTGAACGGCAACACCGCAAGAAGCGTGCCGCGCGTCACCCACTTCATCTGCTGGCGCAGAATCGGCGTACCCGCGTGGCGATAGCTATGTAAAAGCACTCCGGCCGCCAGCACGAAGAACGACGCCAGATAGAGCATCTGCAGGCGATCCATGTTCCAGCGCAGAATCTCACTCGGCGCGAACACGTTGATGACCAACAGGTGCAGCGTGAGCAGCAGCAGCGCCGGAACGTATACCGCGGGAACGATCCAGCGGTGGCGCTTCACGATTGCTTTCACCTCAGGGAACGTGAGCGCAAAGTGCAGGAACATCGCTGGCTGCAGCACCCAGGCCGTCACATTGGACCAGTAAACGATCCAGTCGAACTGGTTCAGCTTCCCCGTAAAATGGAACGAGTAGAAGACGAAGGAAACAAGGCAGAATAGATAGAAGTGCGTGGATTTTGGGGCGGTCCAGCGTCGGAGCAGCACGTAGAGGCCAATCCCCAGATAAATCAGCGCGATGAACCGAAGTCCGAGGTTCATCGACTTATCGGCCGGTGCGAGAATGAGCGGCGCTTCAACCGGGACAGAGTTGCGGAGTAGTGAATACGTCGCTTTGGACCAGATGCCGGTGCGGTACATCTGCCGCGTGATGCCAGCGCTGTTCGCTACATTCACGCCGTTGACGGCCACGAGCACGTCCCCGCGCTTGATGCCTGCCTTTTCGCCCGGACCGTCCGGATCTACGCGTTGCGCATGTACTCTGTCGTTCTGCTCTACCCACCAGACGCCG
It contains:
- a CDS encoding ATP-binding protein — translated: MTKDFQIRFSALLLAVLTVSAVSFAWINYNKEHQYEAPYDGVWWVEQNDRVHAQRVDPDGPGEKAGIKRGDVLVAVNGVNVANSAGITRQMYRTGIWSKATYSLLRNSVPVEAPLILAPADKSMNLGLRFIALIYLGIGLYVLLRRWTAPKSTHFYLFCLVSFVFYSFHFTGKLNQFDWIVYWSNVTAWVLQPAMFLHFALTFPEVKAIVKRHRWIVPAVYVPALLLLTLHLLVINVFAPSEILRWNMDRLQMLYLASFFVLAAGVLLHSYRHAGTPILRQQMKWVTRGTLLAVLPFTAFYVIPYLNGSVPTLAMKISVLSLVFLPLTFGYAIFRYRLMDVDLIFKRGMAYTIAAAAIAGVYFAAVGGTAELFHKSFPAAGPVGLIAAIVVTALLFDPVKNWIQDRLDKFFYRKRYDYRKTLIEFGRDLNSETDLDKMLTAIIDRISRTLLVDRIAIFLADAEERFTLAKSFGISQTSGLDLAFMTAERPEYSAGHIFFDNTHQAVRESPSAQEAIGRLDLNYYIPCTVMNRTIAMLGLGKTSQGDFLSSEDVELLETVAGYIGIALQNARLYASLEQKAQQYERLKEFNENIVESISVGVFAVDLDDRIESWNSQMEVMYALPRVDALMKPISEVLPVSFCEEFYRVRQNPGVHNLYKFRLGTTVGDTRTVNVAIAPLVAKDFKVIGRLIIVDDITERIELEAQLSQADKMSSIGLLAAGVAHEVNTPLAVISSYAQMLTKQLKGDEKRSALLDKITQQTFRASEIVNNLLNFSRTSGTEFSAVDLNRIIHDTLALLEHQFKVAGIKVHGELAPELPPILGNPGKLQQVFLNLFLNAKDAMPAGGTLTVSTSNGRAVHVAVFDTGSGIAQEHIHRIYDPFFTTKGRPKQGASGGAGLGLSVTYGIIQEHAGKIRVESKPGQGTRFFMEFPMMRKAVNV